A genomic window from Nicotiana sylvestris chromosome 11, ASM39365v2, whole genome shotgun sequence includes:
- the LOC104232173 gene encoding CST complex subunit CTC1 isoform X3 codes for MEEATVKTLTIAELLRLSRPLTGASSLFSNPSHKIPPPQFSNQPHTSSLPTLSPPKILKSLNYPTVLTGTLFLPHAENSPLKCNCFRFSDGSTTVCCDILRFNHSLINKKVQILAWNFIPMKCNGGFLEIIRWAFPDSSSENSSDTFNVLSGCCVNQNVSIKAKYYVLGVVESVSPVSVVPCRDGSRAGPENLRGFLVNVLVCGCKLCNPKDLRLDMKNLNDEMSGHCYNKHEIVYFCGSASSWHPVFTRLIRRIVSLSGLKRRLVFVGKKVSQLMYVAADNSLMHIHELPQQCIPVKEIDARGEGELVTYTGTVTGVYTRGMIVELDNELLLLLTDPQLSVPHSVRVGAMVSVKNVHFINPSYSWTKTLILGSCVKTSISVECFSLLETGCYTVACCQSLLAKFIDSLVFVARLWVLLVVISFRRKFSGILSEKEILGSTSKKGFAQLYATSYLPASAFQIRQHGLFMEFVKHDRCACSRETCSAPLKLVAPIANLINYCEAMWRKLICHQGRGFDFMGTQKEYNSISCGGRPFALSIKRAIHSEDIGVSLLGILKVSPSSGRMLLVDATGSVDVIIPDLPSSWNFNSMYEVRNFLSIMEDIPMKLDHVDLLQNEPFTCRSIFENAPFVREMNMPLHLYYNMRDVIPVNHHFTICVDSQVDFGKVGRGKFHLLQLMHKFPILQKFQGSQNASSTSSAFAEALILPWDLLIADKNRDTHIDKPLIDQLKEPMKFFNGMENRKLIACKRHKPDQLSSEALTSALNDTENEPSCSSSLSAKARSSVADRHHNSCCSDKFPCLVTGNCANYPSLGMLQHTGTEADVGSCCKPQVRKALLEFKSEAFSVYEVLKIGGQYLIKHQKEGMLCTDGIGDKILVNSGTNIWSVSFASVNALQSLDVSCLFKQRDSFLSNHSVLPEDYHRFQIPNCLPNNGSNEISSDVNLYIPSDVTNLFDVNLELLEDCSLGPLVPFGEMTNIYSSDHNLPEGNLTSIHGQIKAVHCSDGKSCAEHLRCESINRDCSSLFLEGTISICVHVLMDRKMVKIFGAAKKLAYPAGFGRDVTASFHRVLALGAQDNFMMIPTSFIVINPSSVINDHNEDAYTCQSAALNLDGDSPLCARTASLISDTANCLETQPMEFNCRVVAIYVLVLEYNRKGKYLHTRTEPRPNSYGVGIPLAGFIFDDGSSSCCCWASWEIAAVLLGLHDNEVSGESYAKTHKRSKKTRRKQACSSLTIAHLRRIMKRHGRVTVRNQASIFDSSCQDLVFSAKPDKAISSSDQDFFQSLILKACCSTLLTVVGSLMSSDAVRWLETHLTELDMAMLPMQNIWVSEVHHMDSLAQAKKILQVLVES; via the exons ATGGAGGAAGCAACCGTCAAAACCCTAACAATCGCCGAGCTCCTTCGTCTATCTCGTCCTCTCACCGGCGCATCCTCACTCTTCTCCAATCCTTCTCATAAAATACCACCGCCCCAATTTTCAAACCAACCCCATACATCCTCCCTTCCCACACTTTCTCCCCCAAAGATCCTCAAATCCCTTAACTACCCCACTGTCCTTACAGGCACTCTTTTTCTACCTCACGCAGAAAATTCACCTCTTAAATGCAATTGTTTTCGTTTCTCTGATGGGTCCACCACCGTTTGTTGTGACATTCTTCGGTTTAATCATAGTTTAATTAACAAAAAAGTTCAAATTTTGGCTTGGAATTTTATTCCCATGAAATGTAATGGTGGGTTTTTAGAAATTATTAGGTGGGCTTTTCCTGATTCTTCTTCTGAAAATTCTTCAGATACTTTTAATGTACTGTCTGGCTGTTGTGTTAATCAAAATGTTAGTATAAAAGCTAAGTATTATGTACTTGGCGTAGTAGAATCTGTTAGCCCTGTTTCAGTAGTTCCCTGCAGAGATGGGTCAAGAGCTGGTCCGGAAAATCTTCGGGGTTTCCTCGTAAATGTTTTAGTTTGTGGGTGTAAATTGTGTAATCCTAAAGATTTAAGATTGGATATGAAGAATTTGAATGATGAAATGAGTGGTCATTGTTATAACAAACACGAGATTGTGTACTTCTGTGGATCTGCTTCTTCTTGGCATCCAGTGTTTACAAGACTAATAAGGAGAATTGTTTCATTATCGGGGTTGAAGAGGAGACTTGTATTTGTGGGGAAAAAGGTGTCTCAGTTGATGTATGTAGCTGCGGATAACTCTTTGATGCATATTCATGAGTTGCCCCAGCAATGTATCCCCGTTAAGGAAATTGATGCTAGGGGGGAGGGAGAACTTGTTACTTATACTGGGACTGTGACAGGAGTTTACACGAGGGGTATGATTGTTGAGTTGGATAATGAGCTGTTGCTACTGTTAACGGATCCACAGCTTTCTGTGCCACACAGTGTGAGAGTTGGAGCAATG GTATCAGTGAAAAACGTTCATTTTATAAATCCAAGTTATTCATGGACAAAGACACTTATACTCGGCTCTTGTGTTAAAACTAGCATTTCCGTGGAGTGTTTCTCCTTGCTGGAAACAGG ATGTTATACAGTGGCCTGCTGCCAGAGCCTTCTTGCGAAGTTTATTGACTCCTTAGTATTTGTTGCCAGGCTATG GGTATTACTTGTCGTAATCTCTTTTAGAAGAAAGTTCTCTGGGATCTTATCTGAGAAAGAGATCTTGGGATCGACAAGT AAGAAAGGATTTGCTCAGTTATATGCAACTTCTTATTTGCCTGCTTCAGCCTTCCAAATTCGG CAGCATGGGTTGTTCATGGAATTTGTCAAGCACGATAGATGTGCTTGTAGCAGGGAAACATGTTCCGCTCCTTTGAAGTTG GTGGCACCTATcgctaatttaattaattattgtgaGGCAATGTGGAGGAAACTGATTTGCCATCAGGGCAGAGGTTTTGATTTCATGGGTACCCAAAAGGAGTATAATTCCATATCTTGTGGCGGGAGACCTTTTGCGCTGTCTATAAAGAGAGCCATTCACAGTGAAGACATAGGTGTTTCTTTGCTTGGAATCTTGAAG GTCTCACCGTCTTCTGGAAGGATGTTGCTTGTTGATGCAACTGGAAGCGTTGATGTTATCATACCAGATCTTCCATCAAGTTGGAATTTCAATAGCATGTATGAG GTCAGAAATTTTTTGTCAATTATGGAAGACATACCCATGAAGCTGGATCATGTGGATTTACTCCAAAATGAACCTTTCACATGCAGAAGTATTTTTGAGAATGCCCCATTTGTGAGAGAGATGAACATGCCACTCCATCTTTACTACAACATGAGGGACGTAATACCTGTAAATCATCATTTTACTATCTGTGTAGATTCCCAAGTTGACTTTGGGAAGGTGGGAAGAGGAAAGTTTCACCTACTTCAGCTGATGCATAAATTCCCTATTCTGCAAAAG TTTCAAGGAAGTCAAAATGCTTCAAGTACATCAAGCGCATTTGCCGAGGCCTTAATTCTGCCTTGGGATTTACTTATTGCTGACAAAAACAGAGATACCCATATTGATAAGCCTTTGATAGATCAACTGAAGGAACCAATGAAATTTTTTAACGGAATGGAAAATAGAAAACTTATTGCGTGCAAAAGACATAAACCTGACCAACTGTCTAGCGAGGCTTTGACGTCTGCACTGAATGATACTGAAAATGAACCAAGTTGCAGCTCCAGTCTCTCTGCTAAAGCGCGCTCTTCTGTGGCGGACAGGCATCATAACTCATGCTGCTCAGACAAATTTCCGTGTCTTGTGACTGGAAATTGTGCTAATTATCCGTCTCTTGGTATGTTGCAACACACAGGTACGGAAGCAGATGTGGGGTCCTGTTGCAAACCACAAGTGAGAAAGGCATTGCTGGAATTCAAATCAGAAGCTTTTTCTGTTTATGAG GTGTTGAAAATCGGTGGTCAATATCTTATAAAACATCAGAAAGAAGGCATGTTATGTACTGATGGAATAGGTGATAAAATACTTGTGAATTCTGGAACAAATATTTGGAGTGTTTCTTTCGCTTCTGTCAATGCTCTTCAAAGTTTAGATGTATCCTGCTTATTTAAACAGCGCGACTCATTTTTAAGCAACCATAGTGTTCTTCCAGAAGACTATCATCGGTTTCAAATTCCAAATTGTTTACCCAATAATGGAAGCAATGAGATCTCTTCAGATGTCAACTTATATATTCCATCTGATGTCACAAACTTATTTGATGTTAACTTGGAGTTGTTGGAGGACTGTTCTCTTGGGCCTCTTGTTCCATTTGGAGAAATGACAAACATCTACTCCTCTGATCATAATTTGCCCGAGGGAAACTTAACATCTATTCATGGGCAGATCAAGGCGGTTCATTGTTCAGATGGAAAATCGTGTGCAGAACATTTAAGGTGCGAAAGCATCAATCGTGATTGTTCGTCATTATTCCTTGAAGGAACTATCAGTATCTGTGTCCATGTTTTAATGGACCGTAAGATG GTCAAGATTTTTGGGGCTGCAAAAAAACTTGCTTACCCTGCTGGATTTGGACGAGATGTTACTGCATCATTTCACAGAGTACTTGCCCTTGG TGCGCAGGACAACTTTATGATGATACCTACGTCCTTCATTGTTATCAACCCATCAAGTGTGAttaatgatcataatgaggatgCATACACCTGCCAATCTGCTGCTTTGAACTTGGATGGTGATTCTCCATTATGTGCTAGAACTGCATCTCTGATTTCTGACACAGCAAACTGTTTAGAGACCCAACCAATGGAGTTCAATTGCAGG GTTGTGGCTATTTATGTCCTTGTCTTGGAGTACAACAGGAAAGGCAAATACCTTCATACAAGAACTGAGCCTAGACCGAATTCATATGGTGTTGGCATTCCACTTGCTGgttttatctttg ATGACGGGTCATCATCATGTTGTTGCTGGGCTAGTTGGGAGATTGCAGCAGTTTTGTTGGGGTTACATGATAATGAAGTTTCAGGTGAAAGCTATGCTAAAACTCACAAGAGATCAAAGAAGACCAGGAGAAAGCAGGCATGCAGCAGTTTAACTATTGCCCATTTAAGGAGAATTATGAAGCGGCATGGCAGGGTCACAGTGAGAAACCAGGCTTCCATCTTTGATTCATCATGTCAAGACCTTGTGTTTTCTGCCAAGCCCGACAAGGCTATAAGTAGTTCAGATCAAGATTTCTTTCAGTCCCTCATCCTCAAAGCTTGCTGCAGCACCCTTTTG ACAGTTGTTGGCAGTCTCATGAGTTCAGATGCTGTCAGGTGGCTGGAAACACATCTGACTGAGCTGGATATGGCGATGCTTCCCATGCAAAATATATGGGTTTCCGAAGTTCATCACATGGACAGCCTCGCTCAAGCTAAAAAGATCCTTCAAGTACTTGTTGAAAGCTGA
- the LOC104232173 gene encoding CST complex subunit CTC1 isoform X4, whose translation MEEATVKTLTIAELLRLSRPLTGASSLFSNPSHKIPPPQFSNQPHTSSLPTLSPPKILKSLNYPTVLTGTLFLPHAENSPLKCNCFRFSDGSTTVCCDILRFNHSLINKKVQILAWNFIPMKCNGGFLEIIRWAFPDSSSENSSDTFNVLSGCCVNQNVSIKAKYYVLGVVESVSPVSVVPCRDGSRAGPENLRGFLVNVLVCGCKLCNPKDLRLDMKNLNDEMSGHCYNKHEIVYFCGSASSWHPVFTRLIRRIVSLSGLKRRLVFVGKKVSQLMYVAADNSLMHIHELPQQCIPVKEIDARGEGELVTYTGTVTGVYTRGMIVELDNELLLLLTDPQLSVPHSVRVGAMVSVKNVHFINPSYSWTKTLILGSCVKTSISVECFSLLETGCYTVACCQSLLAKFIDSLVFVARLWVLLVVISFRRKFSGILSEKEILGSTSKKGFAQLYATSYLPASAFQIRQHGLFMEFVKHDRCACSRETCSAPLKLVAPIANLINYCEAMWRKLICHQGRGFDFMGTQKEYNSISCGGRPFALSIKRAIHSEDIGVSLLGILKVSPSSGRMLLVDATGSVDVIIPDLPSSWNFNSMYEVRNFLSIMEDIPMKLDHVDLLQNEPFTCRSIFENAPFVREMNMPLHLYYNMRDVIPVNHHFTICVDSQVDFGKVGRGKFHLLQLMHKFPILQKQFQGSQNASSTSSAFAEALILPWDLLIADKNRDTHIDKPLIDQLKEPMKFFNGMENRKLIACKRHKPDQLSSEALTSALNDTENEPSCSSSLSAKARSSVADRHHNSCCSDKFPCLVTGNCANYPSLGMLQHTGTEADVGSCCKPQVRKALLEFKSEAFSVYEVLKIGGQYLIKHQKEGMLCTDGIGDKILVNSGTNIWSVSFASVNALQSLDVSCLFKQRDSFLSNHSVLPEDYHRFQIPNCLPNNGSNEISSDVNLYIPSDVTNLFDVNLELLEDCSLGPLVPFGEMTNIYSSDHNLPEGNLTSIHGQIKAVHCSDGKSCAEHLRCESINRDCSSLFLEGTISICVHVLMDRKMVKIFGAAKKLAYPAGFGRDVTASFHRVLALGAQDNFMMIPTSFIVINPSSVINDHNEDAYTCQSAALNLDGDSPLCARTASLISDTANCLETQPMEFNCRVVAIYVLVLEYNRKGKYLHTRTEPRPNSYGVGIPLAGFIFDDGSSSCCCWASWEIAAVLLGLHDNEVSGESYAKTHKRSKKTRRKQACSSLTIAHLRRIMKRHGRVTVRNQASIFDSSCQDLVFSAKPDKAISSSDQDFFQSLILKACCSTLLVAGNTSD comes from the exons ATGGAGGAAGCAACCGTCAAAACCCTAACAATCGCCGAGCTCCTTCGTCTATCTCGTCCTCTCACCGGCGCATCCTCACTCTTCTCCAATCCTTCTCATAAAATACCACCGCCCCAATTTTCAAACCAACCCCATACATCCTCCCTTCCCACACTTTCTCCCCCAAAGATCCTCAAATCCCTTAACTACCCCACTGTCCTTACAGGCACTCTTTTTCTACCTCACGCAGAAAATTCACCTCTTAAATGCAATTGTTTTCGTTTCTCTGATGGGTCCACCACCGTTTGTTGTGACATTCTTCGGTTTAATCATAGTTTAATTAACAAAAAAGTTCAAATTTTGGCTTGGAATTTTATTCCCATGAAATGTAATGGTGGGTTTTTAGAAATTATTAGGTGGGCTTTTCCTGATTCTTCTTCTGAAAATTCTTCAGATACTTTTAATGTACTGTCTGGCTGTTGTGTTAATCAAAATGTTAGTATAAAAGCTAAGTATTATGTACTTGGCGTAGTAGAATCTGTTAGCCCTGTTTCAGTAGTTCCCTGCAGAGATGGGTCAAGAGCTGGTCCGGAAAATCTTCGGGGTTTCCTCGTAAATGTTTTAGTTTGTGGGTGTAAATTGTGTAATCCTAAAGATTTAAGATTGGATATGAAGAATTTGAATGATGAAATGAGTGGTCATTGTTATAACAAACACGAGATTGTGTACTTCTGTGGATCTGCTTCTTCTTGGCATCCAGTGTTTACAAGACTAATAAGGAGAATTGTTTCATTATCGGGGTTGAAGAGGAGACTTGTATTTGTGGGGAAAAAGGTGTCTCAGTTGATGTATGTAGCTGCGGATAACTCTTTGATGCATATTCATGAGTTGCCCCAGCAATGTATCCCCGTTAAGGAAATTGATGCTAGGGGGGAGGGAGAACTTGTTACTTATACTGGGACTGTGACAGGAGTTTACACGAGGGGTATGATTGTTGAGTTGGATAATGAGCTGTTGCTACTGTTAACGGATCCACAGCTTTCTGTGCCACACAGTGTGAGAGTTGGAGCAATG GTATCAGTGAAAAACGTTCATTTTATAAATCCAAGTTATTCATGGACAAAGACACTTATACTCGGCTCTTGTGTTAAAACTAGCATTTCCGTGGAGTGTTTCTCCTTGCTGGAAACAGG ATGTTATACAGTGGCCTGCTGCCAGAGCCTTCTTGCGAAGTTTATTGACTCCTTAGTATTTGTTGCCAGGCTATG GGTATTACTTGTCGTAATCTCTTTTAGAAGAAAGTTCTCTGGGATCTTATCTGAGAAAGAGATCTTGGGATCGACAAGT AAGAAAGGATTTGCTCAGTTATATGCAACTTCTTATTTGCCTGCTTCAGCCTTCCAAATTCGG CAGCATGGGTTGTTCATGGAATTTGTCAAGCACGATAGATGTGCTTGTAGCAGGGAAACATGTTCCGCTCCTTTGAAGTTG GTGGCACCTATcgctaatttaattaattattgtgaGGCAATGTGGAGGAAACTGATTTGCCATCAGGGCAGAGGTTTTGATTTCATGGGTACCCAAAAGGAGTATAATTCCATATCTTGTGGCGGGAGACCTTTTGCGCTGTCTATAAAGAGAGCCATTCACAGTGAAGACATAGGTGTTTCTTTGCTTGGAATCTTGAAG GTCTCACCGTCTTCTGGAAGGATGTTGCTTGTTGATGCAACTGGAAGCGTTGATGTTATCATACCAGATCTTCCATCAAGTTGGAATTTCAATAGCATGTATGAG GTCAGAAATTTTTTGTCAATTATGGAAGACATACCCATGAAGCTGGATCATGTGGATTTACTCCAAAATGAACCTTTCACATGCAGAAGTATTTTTGAGAATGCCCCATTTGTGAGAGAGATGAACATGCCACTCCATCTTTACTACAACATGAGGGACGTAATACCTGTAAATCATCATTTTACTATCTGTGTAGATTCCCAAGTTGACTTTGGGAAGGTGGGAAGAGGAAAGTTTCACCTACTTCAGCTGATGCATAAATTCCCTATTCTGCAAAAG CAGTTTCAAGGAAGTCAAAATGCTTCAAGTACATCAAGCGCATTTGCCGAGGCCTTAATTCTGCCTTGGGATTTACTTATTGCTGACAAAAACAGAGATACCCATATTGATAAGCCTTTGATAGATCAACTGAAGGAACCAATGAAATTTTTTAACGGAATGGAAAATAGAAAACTTATTGCGTGCAAAAGACATAAACCTGACCAACTGTCTAGCGAGGCTTTGACGTCTGCACTGAATGATACTGAAAATGAACCAAGTTGCAGCTCCAGTCTCTCTGCTAAAGCGCGCTCTTCTGTGGCGGACAGGCATCATAACTCATGCTGCTCAGACAAATTTCCGTGTCTTGTGACTGGAAATTGTGCTAATTATCCGTCTCTTGGTATGTTGCAACACACAGGTACGGAAGCAGATGTGGGGTCCTGTTGCAAACCACAAGTGAGAAAGGCATTGCTGGAATTCAAATCAGAAGCTTTTTCTGTTTATGAG GTGTTGAAAATCGGTGGTCAATATCTTATAAAACATCAGAAAGAAGGCATGTTATGTACTGATGGAATAGGTGATAAAATACTTGTGAATTCTGGAACAAATATTTGGAGTGTTTCTTTCGCTTCTGTCAATGCTCTTCAAAGTTTAGATGTATCCTGCTTATTTAAACAGCGCGACTCATTTTTAAGCAACCATAGTGTTCTTCCAGAAGACTATCATCGGTTTCAAATTCCAAATTGTTTACCCAATAATGGAAGCAATGAGATCTCTTCAGATGTCAACTTATATATTCCATCTGATGTCACAAACTTATTTGATGTTAACTTGGAGTTGTTGGAGGACTGTTCTCTTGGGCCTCTTGTTCCATTTGGAGAAATGACAAACATCTACTCCTCTGATCATAATTTGCCCGAGGGAAACTTAACATCTATTCATGGGCAGATCAAGGCGGTTCATTGTTCAGATGGAAAATCGTGTGCAGAACATTTAAGGTGCGAAAGCATCAATCGTGATTGTTCGTCATTATTCCTTGAAGGAACTATCAGTATCTGTGTCCATGTTTTAATGGACCGTAAGATG GTCAAGATTTTTGGGGCTGCAAAAAAACTTGCTTACCCTGCTGGATTTGGACGAGATGTTACTGCATCATTTCACAGAGTACTTGCCCTTGG TGCGCAGGACAACTTTATGATGATACCTACGTCCTTCATTGTTATCAACCCATCAAGTGTGAttaatgatcataatgaggatgCATACACCTGCCAATCTGCTGCTTTGAACTTGGATGGTGATTCTCCATTATGTGCTAGAACTGCATCTCTGATTTCTGACACAGCAAACTGTTTAGAGACCCAACCAATGGAGTTCAATTGCAGG GTTGTGGCTATTTATGTCCTTGTCTTGGAGTACAACAGGAAAGGCAAATACCTTCATACAAGAACTGAGCCTAGACCGAATTCATATGGTGTTGGCATTCCACTTGCTGgttttatctttg ATGACGGGTCATCATCATGTTGTTGCTGGGCTAGTTGGGAGATTGCAGCAGTTTTGTTGGGGTTACATGATAATGAAGTTTCAGGTGAAAGCTATGCTAAAACTCACAAGAGATCAAAGAAGACCAGGAGAAAGCAGGCATGCAGCAGTTTAACTATTGCCCATTTAAGGAGAATTATGAAGCGGCATGGCAGGGTCACAGTGAGAAACCAGGCTTCCATCTTTGATTCATCATGTCAAGACCTTGTGTTTTCTGCCAAGCCCGACAAGGCTATAAGTAGTTCAGATCAAGATTTCTTTCAGTCCCTCATCCTCAAAGCTTGCTGCAGCACCCTTTTG GTGGCTGGAAACACATCTGACTGA